The proteins below come from a single Alosa sapidissima isolate fAloSap1 chromosome 23, fAloSap1.pri, whole genome shotgun sequence genomic window:
- the zgc:112023 gene encoding PI-PLC X domain-containing protein 1 isoform X2 → MERGSNMTDEKDCADWMSHLPDKLWRVPLWNLAIPGSHDTMTYHLDDRSPIVPSASYFLRMLDHCLPCFTRPYMKRWATTQTRDISDQLDAGIRFLDLRVAHKRQDDNDHFYFAHGIYSKQTVKDTVTNVAQWLQKHPKELVIIACSAFDGMNKEEHLELIYFLRGLFEKKLCPKTETPSLSLCWECGYQVILSYDNPVAEKYTGFWPKIDYWWANTPDPKDLILFLEGQKESGRPKASLPNYEEYDFESL, encoded by the exons ATGGAGAGGGGCTCGAACATGACGGACGAGAAGGATTGTGCGGACTGGATGTCACATCTTCCAGATAAACTCTGGAGGGTACCACTATGGAACCTCGCCATCCCAG GTAGTCATGACACAATGACCTATCATCTGGATGACCGTTCACCCATTGTACCGTCTGCATCCTACTTTTTGAGAATGCTAGACCATTGTTTGCCCTGTTTCACACGCCCTTATATGAAGAGGTGGGCCACAACCCAG ACAAGGGACATTTCAGATCAGCTTGACGCGGGGATTCGGTTCCTGGATCTGAGGGTCGCTCATAAGAGACAAGATGACAACGATCATTTCTATTTCGCCCATGGAATCTACTCTAAGCAGACTGTGAAG GACACCGTCACAAATGTAGCACAATGGCTACAGAAGCATCCTAAGGAGCTGGTGATCATTGCATGCTCAGCATTCGATGGCATGAATAAAGAAGAACACCTGGAACTTATTTACTTCCTGAGAGGACTATTTGAGAAAAAACTGTGCCCCAAGACC GAAACCCCCTCCCTCAGTCTGTGCTGGGAATGTGGCTATCAGGTGATCCTCTCGTATGACAACCCAGTTGCAGAAAAATACACTGGCTTCTGGCCGAAGATTGATTACTGGTGGGCCAATACGCCTGACCCAAAGGATCTCATCTTATTTCTTGAGGGGCAGAAAGAAAGTGGAAGGCCAAAAG CATCCTTGCCAAACTATGAGGAGTATGACTTTGAAAGCCTATAA
- the LOC121698932 gene encoding PI-PLC X domain-containing protein 1-like, whose protein sequence is MEKLDLPDWMSQLPTELHSVPLRDLAIPGSHHTMTYCLDGSSDLEPNASELLKILKKVFGHFVDDIVERWATTQELNIIQQLDAGVRYFDLRIACKPNDVTHILYFAHALYTTVTVEETFNKVHQWLAGHPKEVIILACSTFDGVDVSDHQSFIAQLIQLFGKKLCPKMARPSLQHCWDHGYQVILSYAHSAASGHQELWPEIDYWWSDQDRTSASKVIQYLDDRLKGKGQDDTFFMSGLNLTPNSDYVAANVLSSIKEMTLAAYPELLAWVKRQHCGQGKGCINIIAADFVGVNQFVQLVIEINRKK, encoded by the exons ATGGAAAAGCTTGATCTGCCCGACTGGATGTCCCAGCTGCCTACTGAGCTCCATTCAGTTCCCCTACGGGACCTCGCCATACCTG GAAGTCATCACACCATGACCTACTGTCTGGATGGCTCGTCGGATTTGGAGCCCAATGCATCCGAATTGCTGAAGATCCTAAAAAAAGTCTTCGGTCATTTTGTCGATGACATTGTCGAGAGATGGGCCACAACACAG GAACTAAATATCATTCAGCAGCTGGATGCAGGTGTTCGGTATTTTGATTTGAGAATTGCTTGTAAGCCAAATGATGTCACTCACATCTTGTACTTTGCCCATGCACTCTACACTACAGTTACTGTGGAG GAAACCTTCAACAAAGTTCATCAGTGGTTGGCAGGCCACCCAAAGGAGGTTATCATTCTCGCCTGCTCAACATTCGATGGTGTGGATGTCAGTGATCATCAGAGTTTCATTGCCCAACTGATCCAGCTCTTTGGGAAGAAACTCTGCCCTAAAATG GCGcgcccctctcttcagcacTGCTGGGATCATGGATATCAAGTGATCCTTTCCTACGCCCATTCAGCAGCTTCTGGCCACCAGGAGCTGTGGCCAGAGATTGACTACTGGTGGTCTGACCAAGACAGGACATCAGCAAGTAAGGTTATACAATACTTGGATGACCGCTTGAAGGGCAAAGGACAAGATG ATACCTTCTTCATGTCAGGTCTGAACCTCACTCCAAATTCAGACTATGTGGCGGCAAACGTATTGTCATCCATAAAGGAAATGACTCTTGCTGCTTATCCAGAGTTACTAGCCTGGGTCAAAAGGCAACACTGTGGTCAAGGCAAAGGATGCATCAACATTATCGCTGCTGATTTTGTGGGTGTTAATCAATTTGTCCAGCTTGTCATTGAGATCAATCGGAAAAAATGA
- the zgc:112023 gene encoding PI-PLC X domain-containing protein 1 isoform X1, with protein sequence MERGSNMTDEKDCADWMSHLPDKLWRVPLWNLAIPGSHDTMTYHLDDRSPIVPSASYFLRMLDHCLPCFTRPYMKRWATTQTRDISDQLDAGIRFLDLRVAHKRQDDNDHFYFAHGIYSKQTVKDTVTNVAQWLQKHPKELVIIACSAFDGMNKEEHLELIYFLRGLFEKKLCPKTETPSLSLCWECGYQVILSYDNPVAEKYTGFWPKIDYWWANTPDPKDLILFLEGQKESGRPKELFFVAGMNLTEDVQYVMQHPCQTMRSMTLKAYNFLLDWVKKQHPGPSKRSLNIICADFVGDNEFAHIVIALNKQILC encoded by the exons ATGGAGAGGGGCTCGAACATGACGGACGAGAAGGATTGTGCGGACTGGATGTCACATCTTCCAGATAAACTCTGGAGGGTACCACTATGGAACCTCGCCATCCCAG GTAGTCATGACACAATGACCTATCATCTGGATGACCGTTCACCCATTGTACCGTCTGCATCCTACTTTTTGAGAATGCTAGACCATTGTTTGCCCTGTTTCACACGCCCTTATATGAAGAGGTGGGCCACAACCCAG ACAAGGGACATTTCAGATCAGCTTGACGCGGGGATTCGGTTCCTGGATCTGAGGGTCGCTCATAAGAGACAAGATGACAACGATCATTTCTATTTCGCCCATGGAATCTACTCTAAGCAGACTGTGAAG GACACCGTCACAAATGTAGCACAATGGCTACAGAAGCATCCTAAGGAGCTGGTGATCATTGCATGCTCAGCATTCGATGGCATGAATAAAGAAGAACACCTGGAACTTATTTACTTCCTGAGAGGACTATTTGAGAAAAAACTGTGCCCCAAGACC GAAACCCCCTCCCTCAGTCTGTGCTGGGAATGTGGCTATCAGGTGATCCTCTCGTATGACAACCCAGTTGCAGAAAAATACACTGGCTTCTGGCCGAAGATTGATTACTGGTGGGCCAATACGCCTGACCCAAAGGATCTCATCTTATTTCTTGAGGGGCAGAAAGAAAGTGGAAGGCCAAAAG AGTTATTTTTTGTGGCTGGAATGAACCTCACAGAAGATGTACAATATGTCATGCAGCATCCTTGCCAAACTATGAGGAGTATGACTTTGAAAGCCTATAACTTTTTACTTGACTGGGTCAAGAAGCAGCATCCGGGTCCAAGTAAAAGAAGTCTTAACATCATCTGTGCAGATTTTGTGGGAGACAATGAATTTGCTCATATTGTGATTGCACTTAACAAACAAATTCTCTGTTGA